The window TGCATCTATGTTGTTAATGCCGCTGGTGCGCTTCGTCGGTGCCAGTGATCCACGCTGGCTGGCGACGCTGGATGCCATCGAAGCCACCCTGGTCCGGGATGGCATGGTCTTCCGCTACCGCAACGATGACGACCACGACGATGGCCTGGCAGGTGAAGAGGGTGCGTTTACTGCCTGCTCATTCTGGTATGTCGAATGCCTGGCCCGCGCCGGTCGCGTGGAGCAGGCGCATCTGGAGTTCGAGCAACTGCTGCGCTACGCCAACCCGCTGGGGCTGTACGCCGAAGAGTTCGACAGCCACGGCCACCACCTGGGCAACACCCCTCAGGCCCTTAGCCACTTGGCCCTGATCAGCGCCGCAAGCTTTCTGGATCGCAAACTGGATGGCGGCAAGACGTTGTGGCAGCCGTAGTGGCGTGAGGTCTGTGGGAGCGAACTTGTTCGCGAGACGATATTCCCGGCAACGCATGCCCAACGCCTCGCCAACAAGTTGGCTCCTACAAGATTGTGGTATTTCCCGTGGGAGCGACCGGGGTGGCGCTCCACCTTGCTCGCGAAGAGGCCAGTGCAGTCGCTGCAGTTTCGTCGGCGGGTCCATAGCCTTCGCAAGCAAGCTTGCTCCCACGGGTTAAGCGTTTTGCCACAGATAGCGGGGCACTACACATTCCTGTGGGAGCTGCCGAAGGCTGCGAAAGCAGTGTGTCAGATGTCCCGCTTTCGCAGCCCTCGGCAGCTCCTACAGACTGCGATATTCCTGTGGGAGCGAATTCATTCGCGAATGCTTGGGTACAGCCGACAGAAATGTATCGGTTGCACCGGCCTCTTCGCGAATGAATTCGCTCCCACAGAAAGTGCCTTCCAAATCCGTTCAGCCGTGATGACGTCTACCGACTCTGCAATGCATACCCCACCGTCGAGCCCTTCAACACAAACCGCTCACCAATCATGCCGCAGTAGCTGGTGCGGGTCAGGAAGGCGCCGGGGCCGTTGAGGTAGACCTGGATGTCGGCGACTTCTTCGCACATTTCCAGGGTGCGGTTCTGCAGTTTTCCGCTGGCCTGGGCCGAGCGCAGGGCGCCCATGGGGGTCCAGTCGGCGATGATCAGCGCGCCGGGTGGCACGATGTGTTCATAGGTGCGCACAAATTGCCGTGCCGAATGGTCCGGCAAGTAGGGGGCCATGAAGTAGTGGATGTCATCGCGAAACGGCAAGGCTTCGGTGTGCACCGGCAATTTGATCAGCCCCCCGGCGTACAGCGCATACACCGACAGGATCGCGGCCGGAGCGCTGAGCACTGACAGGTTCATCAACGCTTTGGCGCCAGGGGTCATGGGCAGCAGCTTCTGCAGCTTCATCACCCCGATGATGCTGAGCAAGGCAACGCCCGGCAGGAAGAACGTGAAGCGGTCGGTGACGTTATAGGACGCCGCAAACACGAAGTTCAGCATCGCGGCGCACCACAACAGCCGCAGGCGACTGTCCTTGGGAAACAGCAGCAGCCCGATCACCTGCGGGCCGATCAGCGAGAGCAGCAGGATGAACACCGAGTTCTTCTCGTGCCACATGTCGTCGAAGCGAAACAGGCTGCCTTCCCAACCCGGCTGCGCGACTTTCGCCGAGGTGCCGGTCAGGTAGCGGTGGAAGATCTCGACAATGTTCATGCCCGCGTGCAAGTCATGAGCAATCGCCGGGAAAGCCACCGAAAAGCCCGCCGCGAAGCCGGGCAGGGTAATCAGCGTGTTGAACCGATATTGATACAACAGCTGCAAGTACAGCGGCAGCAGCACCACGAAGGTCAGTTGATGAACCGCCGCGCCCATGCCGGTGAGGACACCAATGACGAACAGGCGGCTCAGCACACCCAGCCGTGAGCGTGGGTTCAGATGAACCTGGTACGCGGCCAGCACAAACAGCGAGTGAAAAATGTAGACCTCGGCCTTGGTCGAGACCCAGAACACGCCGTGGGCCAGTATCGTTGCTGTCGCCGCCAGTAACGCCTGGCGACGGCTGGACCCGACGTTGAGGGCCAGGGAGTAAACGATCCACGCCAGCGGGATCAGCAGGATCGAATTGAGCAGGCTCAATACGTAGGAGCCGAACAGCTCAAAAACCGCGGTGTTGAAAAACTGATACAGCGGATGGTCCAGCGGGCCCAGGGATTCGCTGAAATAGCGGCCCTCGGTCGCATCGGCGAGAAATACCCCGTTGTCCATCCACTGGACCGGGCCGCTGGAGGCGATAAAGCTGGCGACGATTGCCGCACACAACAGGAACAACGCAAAACGGGTTGAAGACGCACTGCTACTTCCCTGAACCATCGCAAGACTCCTGGGCTTATTGATCTAATGCAGATTGCTTGAGTGGCGAGCGTTCAGCCGCGCCCCCGGCCTTGAGCTGCAGCAACATGGTGGCGCCGATGGCCACGGCAAACCATAAGGTTGCCAGGCGAATCAAGACCGTGGCGGCAATGGCGTCGGCGCTGGACATGCCTTTCCAGACCAGCAGCCCGACCATGACCGCCTCGGCGCCGCCCAGCCCGCCGGGCATGAAACTGATGGCTCCGGCAAGCATGGCCAGGGCGTAGACAAAGACGGCGAACGTCAGCTCGATGTCGGCACCCATCCAGTTGAGGATCCAGTGAAACGCCAATGCCTCGGCGCTCCAGGCCACGACGCTAAGTGCAGTGACCCCCATCAGCAGGCTCAGCCGATGGCACTGTTGCGCCGCGAGCAAGACTTCAAACAGGTGCCGGGTTAAGCCAATCAATTTGCCGCCCGTGGCCGGGATGGCCGCTGCCAGCGCTGCCAGCAGACGTTGCTGGGACAGCACCAGCAAACCGATGGCCACCAGGCCCAGGCCGATCAGGATCATGGAGCGCGATTGCGGGTACAGCGACAGGCCGAACAAGGTCAGCAGCACCACGGCAAACAGGTCCGACAGCCGCTCGCTGAAAAACGCCGCAAAACTCTGCGGGTAGGGCACACCCCAGCGTTTGAGCAGCACGCCGCGCAACGCTTCACCGGCCTTGCCGGGGGTGGTGGTCAGGGCGAACCCGGCCAGGTAGATTTTCAGGCTCGGCTGCCACGGCACCGGATGACCCAGGGTGCGCAGATAGACCTGCCAGCGGACAAAACGCAGCCCGTAATTGGCCGCAGACATGAACAGCGCAATGCCAATGCCGATCAGTCCGACTTCGCCCACCGCCTTGCTCACCGCTGCCCAGCCACCCCAGAGGGAAAAGCCCAGGTAGCCCAGGGCAGAAAACACCACCGAGAGCACCACGGCCCGATAGCGCCAGCCCGAGAGAAAAACCGTTTCGTTCATAGGTTGAGCCTCTTGAACACCGGTTGAGGGATCGAGCGGATGATCAGCATGATCAGCGCCCAGAATCCCGGCGTGTACAACGTGGGCGCTTTGCGCGCGATGCCCGCGACGATGCGTTCGGCCACTTGTTGCGGCTGCGCCAGTAGAGCGGCAGGCAAAGCCAGGCCTTTGGTCATGGGGGTGTCGACAAAGCCCGGCTTGATGGTCAGCACGTGCACGCCGACCTTGAAAAGCCGCGCTTGCAGGCCTTCGCTGAAGGTCGAAACGGCGGCTTTTGCGGCGCCATACAGGTAGTTCGAGGGCCGACCGCGATCACCGGCCACCGATGAGATCACCGCCAGACTGCCCCAGCGCTGGGTTTCGAATTGCTGGGCCAACAGGGTCAGCAACGCGATGACCGAGGTGCCGTTGTTGGCGAACTCTTGCATGGCGACGCTGACGTCACGCTCGCAGGTTTTCTGGTCGGGCAGGGTGCCGTGGGCGATCAGTGCCACATCGATCTGCCCCAGGGCCAGCAGGCAGCTTTCCAGCATGGAGGGGTGGGCTGCGAGGTCAGTGGCGTCCATTTCGTGCACGGTGATGGTTTTGGCGCCACGGGCCTTGAGGTCGGCGGCGGTCTGCTCGAGTTTGTCGGCATTGCGCGCCACCAGGAAAAAGTCGCTGCCCTCGCTGGCCCACAAGCGGGCGCAGGCGGTGGCGATGGCCGAGGTCGCGCCAATGATCAGTACTCGTTTCATATGAATTCTCGTCTCATGAAGACACACGTTCCCAAAAGCGGGACATCAGGGAGGTATCGCGCAGCGCTTCGAGCCGCTCCCAGGCGGGGTACGCCTGGCGGAAATCGCTGCCGCTCATGTGCGCGTCCTTGGCCGGATACAGTCGGCCACCGGCGGCGCGCACAATCGCATCCAGACGCGGAAACAGGCTGTGGTGCAGGTCACTGCTGTGGGGGAAGTCCAGTGCCAGCGAGGTGCCGGGCATGGGAAATGACAACAGCCCCGGCGAAGCGATATCGCCGCAGCGCTTGAGCACCGCCAGGAACGAGCCCTGACCAGAGTCGGCAATCGCACCCAGCAGTTCGGCCATGGCAGCCTCAGCGCTGGCCTCGGGGATCACGCACTGATACTGCTCAAAGCCCTTGCGGCCATAGATGCGGTTCCAGTGCAGGATGCGATCCAGCGGGTAGAAAAACGGCGTGTAGGCACTGCGTTTGGCGGTGCGCTTTTTGGGGTGGACGTTCCAGTACAGCGAGTTGAAGCTGCGCAATGACAGGTTGTTGATCAGCGAGATCGGCGGGGTCAGAGGCACTTTCAGCGGGCTGGCCTGTTCGACCTCCAGCGAGCCGTAGCGCGCGTGGTCGCCCACGATGAACACGCCGCGCCCGGTGTTCGCGCCTTTGGCCAGGCAGTCGATCCAGGCCACGCTGTATTCATGCTGATGGTCCAGCTCGGCCGACAGGCTGAAGAACTCCGCGAGGTTGGCAAAGCGCACCACTGTGCTGTCGATCTGGCTGGAGCGGATCGGCATCAGTTGCAGGTCGGCCCAGTTGATCACTCCGGTCAGGCCCAGCCCGCCAATCGTGGCGGCGAACATCCGTGCGTTTTCCGAGGGTGAGCAGATCTGCGCTTTTTCACCGTGACGCAGCAAGCCAAAGCCCAGCACATGGTTGCCAAAGGTGCCGCGCAGATGATGATTCTTGCCATGCACGTCATTGGCAATGGCGCCCCCGACGGTGGCGAACTGGGTGCCGGGGGTGACCGGCAGAAACCAGCCGTGGGGGATCGCGGCCGCGAGGATCTCGGCCAGGGTGACACCCGCCTCAACGCGCACGGTGCCGTGTTTCCAGTCGGCGCGGATGAAATGATCCAGGCTGCGCATGTGGATCACCTGATCGCTGGCCGCCAGGCAGCTGTCGCCATAGCTGCGGCCGTTGCCGTAGGGCAGGCTGGTGCGATGCGTGTCGATGACGGTGCTCAGGTGATCGGTCAAACCGTCGATCCACTGGCAGGCATGCCCGTTTTGCGGGGCCTGGGGGTAGCGCCCCCATGAGTACAGAGACGCCGTCATGCGGCCACCCAGAACACAATGGCGAACAGCACGCCGACCGCCTGGCTCATGCGATCTCGAATGGCGAACACCACCGGGTCGTCGTTCATCAGGCCGCGATGGGTGAGCATCCAGACCCGGGTGATCCAGAACAGCAGCAGTGGGCAGGCCAGCCAGATCACATGGGGGTGGCCATAAAGGGCGGCGGTGGAGCCATCGTGGATGTACAGGGCCAGCACCATCACGGCCAGATGCCCGGACGAAGCGCCCAACGAGGCAATCATGTCCAGGTCGCCGGGGTAATAACCGCGCCCACGGGCTTTGTCCTGCAGGTCTTTGGCCCGGGCTTCGCGGAGCTCGGCGTAACGCTTGACCAGCGCCAGGCTGAGAAACATGAACATTGAAAAGGCCAGAATCCAGAAGGTCAGCGGCAAATTGAAGGCCGCCGCGCCCGCCAGGATCCGTGCGGTGTAGAGCATCGCCAGGACGATCACATCGGTGACCATCTGCCGTTTCAGGGTCAGGGAATACGCCAGGGTCAGCCCATAGTAGGCCGCCAGAACGGCACTGAACTGCCAGGGCAACAGCAGGGCTGCACTGCCAAACGCGGCGATCAACAGCACGGGCACGATGACCAGCCCGGCCTTGATCGACAACTTGCCGCAGGCAAAAGGCCGTTTGCGTTTGGTTGAATGGTGTCGGTCGTCTGCCAGGTCCAGCAGATCGTTAAGCACGTACACGCTGGAGGCGCACAGCCCGAAAAACAGGAACGCCAGGGCGCCGTTGAGCAGTTGTTGCGTTTGCCCCAACTGGTGAGCGGCCAGCAGCGGCACGAAGATCAGCGCGTTTTTCATCCATTGGTGCATACGCAAGGCTTTGCGCCAGTCGCGCAGGGTCGGGGCGTTGGAGCGGATCACCTGTTCGACATTGCCCAGCACCTTGGCCCGGCTCTCCACGCCCTGCTCGGGGTTGACCACAATGGCGTGGCGCGCCGCGCCCCAGATCGCCAAGTCGTCGCGGGAATTGCCCAGGTAGTCGAAGCCTTTCTCACCGAAGTGGTCCACCAGCAAGTCGCGTTTGGTGTGCGAGGACAGGTTGCGCTCGGCGTTGGAGGCCACCACCAGATCAAACAACTGCAGATGCTCAGCGATGCGTGTGGCAAGGCTTTCGTGACTGGCCGTGGCGAGCACGATCATGCGTCCCTTGGCGCGTTCGGCTTCGATCAGCGCAATGATTTCGCTGTCATAGGGCAGAACTGCCACATCGATATCGGTGGCCAGCGCGAGACCTTCCTTGAGGGCAGCCTTGCCTTTCATTAACCAGCCAAACAGTTTGAACACGTGCAAGGGGCGGCTGCGAATGAACGCCATCGCCGTCTCCATCAACAAGTCGGAACGCAACAAAGTGCCGTCCAGATCGACAACTAAAGGGGGGCTGCTTATTAAAGGGTCAGGAGGGTTAGTTTCTCGAACTCTTCCCTGAACTCTCGCCATGTCTATGCACTCCTGGGGGTTGAGCGCACTATGAAACGGAAAGAAGAATTCGCCACCTCAATAAAATTAAACACCCGCGCTTAGATCGCCAGTGTGCTGGCGTCAGAAACTTCCCGTGTTTGCACCCCTCGATT of the Paucimonas lemoignei genome contains:
- a CDS encoding short chain dehydrogenase, which encodes MKRVLIIGATSAIATACARLWASEGSDFFLVARNADKLEQTAADLKARGAKTITVHEMDATDLAAHPSMLESCLLALGQIDVALIAHGTLPDQKTCERDVSVAMQEFANNGTSVIALLTLLAQQFETQRWGSLAVISSVAGDRGRPSNYLYGAAKAAVSTFSEGLQARLFKVGVHVLTIKPGFVDTPMTKGLALPAALLAQPQQVAERIVAGIARKAPTLYTPGFWALIMLIIRSIPQPVFKRLNL
- the dprE1 gene encoding FAD linked oxidase domain-containing protein; translation: MTASLYSWGRYPQAPQNGHACQWIDGLTDHLSTVIDTHRTSLPYGNGRSYGDSCLAASDQVIHMRSLDHFIRADWKHGTVRVEAGVTLAEILAAAIPHGWFLPVTPGTQFATVGGAIANDVHGKNHHLRGTFGNHVLGFGLLRHGEKAQICSPSENARMFAATIGGLGLTGVINWADLQLMPIRSSQIDSTVVRFANLAEFFSLSAELDHQHEYSVAWIDCLAKGANTGRGVFIVGDHARYGSLEVEQASPLKVPLTPPISLINNLSLRSFNSLYWNVHPKKRTAKRSAYTPFFYPLDRILHWNRIYGRKGFEQYQCVIPEASAEAAMAELLGAIADSGQGSFLAVLKRCGDIASPGLLSFPMPGTSLALDFPHSSDLHHSLFPRLDAIVRAAGGRLYPAKDAHMSGSDFRQAYPAWERLEALRDTSLMSRFWERVSS
- a CDS encoding phosphoribose diphosphate:decaprenyl-phosphate phosphoribosyltransferase, producing the protein MARVQGRVRETNPPDPLISSPPLVVDLDGTLLRSDLLMETAMAFIRSRPLHVFKLFGWLMKGKAALKEGLALATDIDVAVLPYDSEIIALIEAERAKGRMIVLATASHESLATRIAEHLQLFDLVVASNAERNLSSHTKRDLLVDHFGEKGFDYLGNSRDDLAIWGAARHAIVVNPEQGVESRAKVLGNVEQVIRSNAPTLRDWRKALRMHQWMKNALIFVPLLAAHQLGQTQQLLNGALAFLFFGLCASSVYVLNDLLDLADDRHHSTKRKRPFACGKLSIKAGLVIVPVLLIAAFGSAALLLPWQFSAVLAAYYGLTLAYSLTLKRQMVTDVIVLAMLYTARILAGAAAFNLPLTFWILAFSMFMFLSLALVKRYAELREARAKDLQDKARGRGYYPGDLDMIASLGASSGHLAVMVLALYIHDGSTAALYGHPHVIWLACPLLLFWITRVWMLTHRGLMNDDPVVFAIRDRMSQAVGVLFAIVFWVAA